A part of Prionailurus viverrinus isolate Anna chromosome E1, UM_Priviv_1.0, whole genome shotgun sequence genomic DNA contains:
- the LOC125151216 gene encoding uncharacterized protein LOC125151216 — protein MPHFTSWKVSQVSKSLTPYDNVRVPHERKEEDLPAHQPLPDGRTRPRGEGVQIAKDTADDEATREGPPLGKTEPRKDAKDWKLPIPLGPVYPPLISSLSTTKAVGRSWDLTPLMAKSLRIPDVPVACVPPQGPFWHSVDTKAEKRLAGRKERRSRFGDVNVHKRYQLGKIFSPFQALATTEMRTLSYPQDLPTNPHVQRMGIPRPADGNRHALSLSSTEPGARKDDNNPAKEKAASHIKMPLFPPIVKATKSNDTK, from the exons AGTCCCCcatgagaggaaggaggaggaccTGCCTGCACACCAGCCCTTGCCTGATGGGCGGACGCGGCCGAGGGGGGAAGGTGTCCAGATCGCTAAGGACACAGCCGATGATGAGGCTACCAGGGAAGGCCCGCCTCTCGGCAAAACAGAACCGCGGAAAGACGCCAAGG ACTGGAAGCTGCCGATCCCGCTGGGACCCGTTTATCCACCGTTAATCTCGAGTCTGAGCACCACCAAAGCTGTGGGGCGAAGCTGGGACTTGACTCCTCTGATGGCAAAGAGCTTACGAATACCTGAT GTGCCGGTGGCCTGTGTGCCCCCGCAGGGCCCCTTCTGGCACTCTGTGGACACGAAGGCAGAGAAGAGACTGGCCGGTCGGAAGGAACGCCGCAGCCGCTTTGGGGACGTCAACGTGCACAAGCGCTACCAGCTTGGGAAGATCTTCAGCCCCTTCCAGGCCCTCGCCACCACG GAGATGCGAACACTGTCGTATCCCCAAGACCTGCCCACGAATCCGCACGTGCAGAGAATGGGCATTCCACGCCCCGCGGATGGGAATCGCCACGCTCTATCCCTGTCCTCCACGGAGCCGGGCGCCAGAAAGGATGACAACAACCCCGCGAAAGAGAAGGCAGCGAGTCACATTAAAATGCCTTTATTCCCCCCAATAGTTAAAGCAACAAAATCTAATGACacgaaataa